The Acidimicrobiia bacterium region GACGGGACAGCTGCACAAGGGGGGGCCGCCGAGCGGCGTCTTCCTCCAGGTGCTCGACGTCGGCGACACCGACGTCGACATCCCGGGTCGCGATTTCACGTTCCGCGATCTCGTGAGCGCGGAAGCCGCCGGCGACTATCTCGCGCTGCAGCAGCGCGACCGCTGCGTGTTTCGCGTCCGGCCCGACGACCTCGCGGCCTTCGGCAGCTGACGCGCGCCACTCGGGCCATTCAGGAGGACACCGTGCAGATCGGAATGGTCGGACTCGGACGCATGGGCGCCGGGCTCACGCGTCGCCTGCGGGGCGCGGGCCACGACGTCGTCGTGTACGACGTGAACCAGCCCGCGATCGACGCGCTCGTGGAGGAGGGCGCGACCGGCGCGTCGTCGCTCGAAGACCTCGGGAAGAAGCTCCAGCCCCCGCGCTCGGTGTGGCTGATGGTGCCCGCCGCGTTCACCCAGCAGACCGTCGACGACGTCGCCGCGGTGCTCTCGCCCGACGACGCGATCATCGACGGTGGCAACTCCGACTGGCGCGACGACATCCGCCGCGCGCACGAGCTGCGCGAGCGGCAGCTCCACTACATCGACGCGGGCACGAGCGGCGGCGTGTTCGGACTCGAGCGCGGCTTCTGTCTCATGATCGGGGGCGACACCCACGCGGTCGAGCGCCTCGCACCGATCTTCGACACGCTCGCTTCGGGCTTCGACGCCGCGCCGCGCACGCCGGGTCGTTCCGGAGAGCCGACTCCCGAAGAGCGGGGCTGGCTGCACTGCGGTGAGTCGGGCGCGGGCCACTTCGTGAAGATGGTCCACAACGGGATCGAGTACGGGATGATGGCCGCGTACGCCGAGGGGCTCGCGGTGCTCCAGCGCGCGAACGAAGGCAAGACGGTGCAGGACATCGACGCCGAGACCGCGCCGCTCACGTACCCGGACCTGTACCAGTACGACCTCGACCTCCCCGCGATCAC contains the following coding sequences:
- the gnd gene encoding decarboxylating 6-phosphogluconate dehydrogenase, encoding MQIGMVGLGRMGAGLTRRLRGAGHDVVVYDVNQPAIDALVEEGATGASSLEDLGKKLQPPRSVWLMVPAAFTQQTVDDVAAVLSPDDAIIDGGNSDWRDDIRRAHELRERQLHYIDAGTSGGVFGLERGFCLMIGGDTHAVERLAPIFDTLASGFDAAPRTPGRSGEPTPEERGWLHCGESGAGHFVKMVHNGIEYGMMAAYAEGLAVLQRANEGKTVQDIDAETAPLTYPDLYQYDLDLPAITEVWRRGSVIASWLLDLTATAFVESGDLHEFSGRVSDSGEGRWTAEASIALGVPTPVLTAALQSRFTSQGSATFANKIQSAQRKQFGGHAEKVASGE